AGAGCAAAAAGCGGCCCCGGGTAATTATTCGGTGGGGCTTTAGGGTATCAATACTGTATGAAATATATAATAAAGCCTATTTGTAAAAAAATTAAGAAAATTCAGGCAAACGGTTTTTTTTAAGTGTTGAACGGTGCCGGCAATAATAAGATACCGTTTAAGGCGGGATATGCCCGCCCAAGTTAATTTTGCCGGTATAACTTAAAAACCGGTTCCTTTTTGCGGAACCGGCATGGCCTAGTTATTAATTGCTATAGTGTAGTCATCGCAGGAAATGGTTTTATCATCAATAAGATGGCCATAGTTAATGTCGCTGTCATTACCCTGGATAATGACAATCTCATGGCAGATATTGCGTATATGTTCGCTGATGCGTAAAAATGAATTAATCAAATCCAGATGCAGCGCGCTGGTGGAAATGGATAGTGCGGTACCATCTTTCAGCCGGTTAAAATGCTGCGCTCGCAAGCGTCTTTCCATACGAGCCAGTTCAGGGTGCCCTTTAATAGCTTCAACGGCAAGTTCGGCATCGTTAGAGGATAGGGCGATATTAGCCATGCGCATTAAATCGCCCAGCCGCCGGTGCATATCCTTAATTTCTTCCCAGCCTGCTTCGGAGAATTGACACCGTTGGCTTATCTTGCAGCTGGCGATATAAGTGATATCTTTTTCGATGATATCTCCAATATGTTCTAAATCGTTAATTATATGCATGTGGCTCATGCTTCGGTAAAATTCTTTGCGCGATAAAGGTTGACGCATAACACTGGTTAAATAGTTGGTTATAGATTTGCACAGTATATCCAGGTAATCTTCTTTTTTGTTGATTTTATCCAGTAAGTCGATATCACTTTTTTCAAATATTTTTATTATGGATTGAGTCATATCAAATACTTGATCGGCGGCGTGATTTATTTCTTTAGATGCCAGCCCCAGGGCAATGGATGGTGTGTTAATTAATTTATCATCCAGGTATTTAGGTTTCAGCAGTTTTTCCCGGGGCAATTTGCGTTCCGGAACAATTATCTCCAGCAGCCTGGCAAATTGATTAATAAAAGGTAAAAATATAACTGCAATACCGATATTAAAAACAGTATGAGCGTTAGCGACCTGGTAACCCGGGGATGCTGTTATTTTAGTCATTAAAAGAGCATACGGATTAACAAAAGGCATTAGAATTAGTACGCCCGCTATTTTAAACATTAGGTGGGCGGTGGCAACTCGCTGAGCCTCCCTTGATGACCCCAAGCTGGACAATACCGCCGTAAAGGAAGTACCAATGTTGGCGCCAAACAAAAGGTAGATGGCAGAGTGTAATGATA
This genomic interval from Desulfoscipio sp. XC116 contains the following:
- a CDS encoding Na/Pi cotransporter family protein, with the protein product MELWKTVILGLLGGMGLLLYGMFIMSEGLQKIAGHRLRSILSTLTHNRFTALIVGALVTMLFQSSTATTVILVGLTSASIMSLKQTLGVILGSDIGTTVTAQLIALNVTEISLPIVGIGATIIFFSKRDKYKRVGQVLLGFGLLFLGLKMIADTMQPLKDEPFFRQMLMSAGDYPLLAVAAAALFTFLVQSSAASVGIIMIMAMQDLVSLHSAIYLLFGANIGTSFTAVLSSLGSSREAQRVATAHLMFKIAGVLILMPFVNPYALLMTKITASPGYQVANAHTVFNIGIAVIFLPFINQFARLLEIIVPERKLPREKLLKPKYLDDKLINTPSIALGLASKEINHAADQVFDMTQSIIKIFEKSDIDLLDKINKKEDYLDILCKSITNYLTSVMRQPLSRKEFYRSMSHMHIINDLEHIGDIIEKDITYIASCKISQRCQFSEAGWEEIKDMHRRLGDLMRMANIALSSNDAELAVEAIKGHPELARMERRLRAQHFNRLKDGTALSISTSALHLDLINSFLRISEHIRNICHEIVIIQGNDSDINYGHLIDDKTISCDDYTIAINN